The Arachis ipaensis cultivar K30076 chromosome B10, Araip1.1, whole genome shotgun sequence DNA window GGAAAAATTGATAATTTGGGAACAATTGGTAAAAGtgaattttggtgaactttgtctgatcataacttttgcctcagttttcaaatTCGGTTAAAATTGGTTTAGAATTAAAGTTTATTGAAAActcttcgaaatgatataaagtttgaaagaattggaattttgtagaggaagttatgatcattcaaagttggtgttgaaaatatgaaattctgCAGAGTTGCAGAATTCTGTGTTTTCTGGTATGTGCATATGCACACTCGTGTGCGGACACACACCTCTGTGAAAATTTCAATATGTGCCCACGCACAgacctatgcgcacgcacacgaAGAGGCAGGCAGTTTGCTTgcggcgctagcacagcttgtgcgctcACACACCAAGGAGAAAATACaacctatgcgcacgcacacattgAGAAGGctagtctgttgggggcgctagcacaggttgtgcgagcgaAGACTTTGTAAATTTTgacacctgtgtgtacgcacacattttaaaactCTCCGGACCGTGCGCGCGCACAcctctgtgcggacgcacacgccctgtttctcaaattttactttgttttcaactattctaccttcccaacaaggttgtaagatTCTTTAACACTATTTTAggactcttgggcctagttttaGACATTTAAAACATTGGAaaagaatttggggggttttagaTGACATTATTTGGAAaacttagaaaacggaggcctaggtttctggcgtgctgaggaCGGTTTGACATTATGTGATGAATGGTTAATGTATGATAGTATGAGATAAAGAATTGAGAAACTATTGAGTTCAGAACTGAGATGTGAAtttacagtggttgagatgagtcgaggactctgaatgagatgatggatccatgtatattgaaaatgttttctgaaaaaccacTGAACTACTGTTTTATGATTATGAGACACTATGCACtcggcagggacggcggttggatcccacTTACGTTAAGATGCGAGGTCGGTGGCAAGAGTATCATGCTCGTATCCCTTCGGATCATCAGAGTGTGTAGGCACAaaaccctggacagtgatccgagcactatatctcgggggttcccaataatgattccgaagggcgacatatccatggagatttgttaggtggcagttgaaccgacaatgtgatatcatagccagtaggataggcattcatcatatgcattttctatctgtttgtatgctttgactgaaatggcttgcctatttgtataacatgcctaattgctatttgaattaattGTCTTATATGCTTcaacttgtgttttacttgcattgtacattatctgtgttttctactgggattgaggaggttcgaaaggcagtggcgatgggatcgcatggaggatcggttggtgaaggctgtgggacagcgatgtttggttagaatagaaatcccctaagatagattaccccgtttatttatgttaagatttatatagctatgcttatttgttttagaatgctttaagtttgaactcttgtgatggatatgaagcttaggattgcctttggcgtcctggggtcttatatcctacatcactgggcactgttaccatattgagaacctccggttctcataccatatttctgttgtgttttgaagatgcaggtcacaacccaccttAGTGAGTTGTCTGGTTGGTGATAGAAGCGGAAGATCCGGATACTTCTTTTGAGTCATTTGAGttattttgtatatgtctctcacttttgtattttgttttgcctagagccttgtattgagagaacaaaatttgtataagctgtttttactgtcAGATCTCTGTtagtctgtatatggctagccggcttaaactccgcgagtcgtggcTAGTTTTCTAtaatattatatacttatctttttCTATATCACCTTTGTTTCTTGTGCTTCAAGTTAGAAGCTACGCTAGTACGTTTTGTGCTTTTCAAATCCTGtatttgagctatatccttcatcgggcttctaaattatactattctttctatatatggaaaaactaccaaaagtacccatgaagtttacgaacgctgataaaagtacccataaactaaggaaattaacgctgtacccatgaaagatgggttccgtatgACAAAACTATCCAAAtctaaattttttgttgattttttaataaaattcctaaactaccctacactcaacctcaactcacttttCAACCTTTTATAACTCAATTTGCACCAACTCTTGCCATGGAGTCCAAAACTACTACAATAAACCAGACGAAAATcaatggtagtggtggtggtggtagaagATCAGACCTCAACCGATTCACTCATAAGTTTATAATCCATACCCAAATCAAATTAATCGAACAcaaaaaaaatactcaaaacataaaaattttcaaatccattcatccaatttcaattcactttagcaaaactagaaatagaaaaagccatcaaccataaaaaatcaacaaatccattcatcaaatttgaaatttatttcagcaaaaatcagaagtagaagtagccatcaactggatcttctgtaaatcaatctcagcctttataaaaaataaaagcagatttaaaaaaatagaacagtatcattttagtagtaactaaatcaatttctgaaaagaagaaaaataaaataaaaatattttaaaaaaaagaaatacctTTTTCTTTGCCGGCCGACTGTAACATCGTCAATGGCAGAACCTCCATCCACAGTGCCGCCTCCCTTTCTTCTCTGATTTCTCTTTACCGAACCCGCTTTCTGCATGCAAGAGTACCACGACCCCTCTCTCTTCTCAGGTGTGCGATGACGGTATTCTCCTCGGCTGGGTCAGACACGCCACGACGACGTTCTCCTCGGCTACAACAGGCGTGCCACGGCAGCATTCTCCTCAGGTTGGGTCACAGGTGTGCGATGAAGGTGTTGTAGTCACGTTAATAGTGAGAGGAAGAAGCAGTGAGAGGGGAAGAGATTGGCGGTAATGGAGTAGGTGGGTAGCGGACGGCAATGAGAAAGTAGGAGGAGAGTTTCTGTGATTCTGTAAGGGTTTTTGAGggataagtgaggagagaggaagaagagaagagagggagtgacGGTAGAATGGGGTTAAggtggggtagtttaggaattttattaaaaaatcaacaaaaaattaggatttggatacttttgtcatacggaacCTATCTTTCATGTGTATagcgttaatttccttagtttatggatacttttgtcagcgttcgtaaacttcttgggtacttttggtagtttttccttctatatatattatatgtatgagcttaaaactgtcgtaatctctgattaacctttgctttacgacgcgaggtaaagcttaggctaattagggtgttacaaaacaAATGTATGTTCCTTTAATGGGTATTTGGTTCTTTTCGTGTGGATAATTTTGGGTAGCTGGAAAAAGGGGTTTTGCAAGGacttatttgaattttattttgaatttatgaCTGTGTAATTGTGTTTATTTTACTTCCTCTGAATTTTTGTTAGTGTGttttttattattcattattttatatCAGTAAAATGTTTTGTATCCCTTACTATTTTGATTGGTGGATTGGGATTTTGAAGAGTGATAGGATAAAAAAAGCAGATGAAGGTCAATGTTATTAGCTTGTCACTGTTCATCATGTATAGGGTTGTTATGCTAATGTATACATTTTGGTGTCTTTGTCTTCGTTTTATCTTTTTTCCTTGGTGGTTGTTTGATCTTCCATGCTTTGTATGTATCTTAATTTGAAAGGGTTTATTATCtgtagttttttttttagtttttggtgTTACTGTAAGCATCAAGTTTATGTCTTTTtcgatttttagatttttttacaTCGGGATTTTTGTCTTGATTTTTATTTGGGTATCTGTTTCTTtttgtgtgtgttatttaaggGATTGGTGGATTGGGACTTTGAACAGGGATAGGATAAGAAAGAGCAAATGAAGGTCAATGTTATTAGCTTGCCACTGTTCATCATGTATAGTGTTGTTATGCTAATGTATATATTTTGGTGTCTTTGTTTTTGGTTGTGATTGAGCTGTCTCGTGGATGAAAAGATTCGCTGCACTGCCTAAAACCTTGCTCACCTTCTCAGAGAATCCCCCTTTTGGTTGTCCTACTTTCTCTGATGTCTCTGTCATCTGCTTTGGTCCAAATTGTCGCGGTGGTAGTGCTGTCTCCAATGGTGAAGGTGATGTGTTTTGCATGTGTTCTCTGATTTTGtttcaaataaatattaatttacttttttgtAACTGTGATGTGTTGGGAAAAAAATTGCAAATCTTTTATTTgtgaaaagataaattaaaatctTCTTTCCCGTGATTCTCTATGTATTTGTGAGTGTTCTTTGTGTGTTttgtagtttttattttttaattgagatacttgtatatattttattcggTTGGGTGATACTAATACTGATAATAGTATTAGTAAATCATTGGAAGTTGCTTGTGATTATGTTGTTTCGGTATAAGTTTATTGGGATTTTAGATAGAAGTTGTGTATTTTTAGGTAGATTACTGATATTTACAGTTGTTGGTTacagaaattgtgtattgtttacgTAGCTTACTAAGCAACTTCATCTCCAATGGGTCCTCAAAATCTCTATTGGTGGCTAACTATTGGGTGGACACTGATTAGCTGGTTGAACCAGGTGATTTGAAGAATTTTCGCTCCTGTCTGGGTTAGCTACAGGCTTCGGAGAAATATTTCTTCTAGCACCAAGTTAAGTTAAATCATTTTTCTTCTTATCTCTTCTAAGAAAAATTGTTCAAACCTTAATATTTTGAATTGTGTCTAATTCCACGGTGTCCTCTGTTAAAAATGATATAGTGTATTTGTTGAAAATGATATACCTGACATATTGTTTATTTTTATGACTCAATATATATAGCActtattttttaatcaaataatgATGGAGTCTTATTTatgagaagaattgaatagaTGTGCCATATTTTTCATTGTGTGTGAAAGTTTCTGTGTTGGTTGTAAATGTGGTTGGTTTATTGGCTGTTTGTTTCTTTTAGATTAATAgtaaattcttttatttttaactttatattttatcttttttctttGGTGGTTGTTTGATCTTCCACGTTTTGTATGTATCTTAATTTGAAAGGGTTTATTATATGTGGTTTTTGGTGTTATTATAAGCATCAAGTTTAtgtctttttctatttttggatttttttacaGTCGGGGTTTTTGTCTTGATTTTATTTGGGTATCTGTTTCTTTTGTGTGTGTTATTTAGGGCTGTTGCGAAAAAATTGTATTGCATCCACTTGTTTAAAGGCTTATAagttcttcttttgctttggttgATTTTTGATGGGTATATCGGTTATGACGTCGATTTTGAAGATGAAGATTAATTGCTACTCCCGTCCTTTGGATTTTTTACAATTGTGGTTTTGGACTTTTTTTTAATGGGTATTTGGTTCTTTCCGTGTGGATAATTTTGGATAGCTGGAAAAATGGGTTTTGCAAGGACttatttgaactttattttgaatttattactgTGTAATTGTGTTTATTTTACTTGCTCTGAATTTCTGTTAGTGTGTTTTTTATTACTTATTATTTTATATCAGTAAAATGTTTTGTATCCCCTATTAATTTGATTGGTGTATTGGGACTTTGAACAGTGATAGGATAAGAAAAAGTAGATCAAGGTCAATGTTATGAGCTTGCCACTATTCATCATGTATAGTGTTGTTATGCTAATGTATATATTTTGgtgtttttgtttttggttgTGATTGAGGTGTCTCGTGGACCAAGAGATTCGCTGCACCACCTAAAATGTTGCTCACGTTCTCAGAGAATCCCCCCTTTTGGCTGTCCTACTTTCTCTCATGTGTCTGTCATCTGCTTTGGTCCAAATCGTCGCGGTGGTAGTGCTGTCTCCAATGGTGAAGGTGATGTGTTTTTCATGTGTTCTTTGATTTTGtttcaaataaatattaatttacttttttttaattgtgATGTGTTAGGAAAAAAATTGGAAATCTTTTATTTgtgaaaaaataaattgaaacctTCTTTCCCGTGATTGTCTATGTATTTTTTAGTGTTCTTTGTGTgttttatagtatttattttttaattcagaTACCTGTATATATTTTATTCGGCTGGGTGATACTAATACTAATAATAGTATTAGTAAACCATTGGAAGTTGCCTGTGATTATGTTGTTTTGGCATAAGTTGATTGGAATTTTAGATAGAATTTGTGTATTTTTGGGTAGATTGCTAACATTTATGGTTGTTGGTTACAGAAATTGTGTATTGCTTAAGTAGCTTACTAAGCAACTTTATCTCTATTCTAAGAAAAATTTTCAAACCTTGATATTTTGAATTGTGTCTAATTCCATGATGTCCCCTGTGAAAAATGATATAGTGTATTTGTTGAAAATGATATAATTGAGGTATTGTTTATTTTTATCAGTCAATATATATAGCACTTATTTTTTAATCAAGTAACGATAGAGTCTTATTTatgagaagaattgaatagaTGTGCCATATTTTTCATTGTGTGTGAAAGTTTCTATGTTGGTTGTAAATGTGGTTGGTTTATTGGCTGTTTGTTCCTTTTAGATTAATattaaattcttttatttttaactttatattttatcttttttcctTGGTGGTTGTTTGATCTTCCACGTTTTGTATGTATCTTAATTTGAAAGGGTTTATTATATGTGGTTTTTGACGTTAATGGAACACAACCATTGTTTATTGCTAATGAGGGCAAGGGTGTTTCATTAGAAGATGATTTTATGCGGCTTACTAGGAGATGTACTATTGAGGAACTCCATGATAACAATGAGGTTTATTGAGTTTTTTTCATGTCTTTAATCAATTTTGACTTAGTTGTCCTTTGatgaaaaaattatacaaaattatGTTTTCCATTTATATCTCaatgtttattttttatgttataatAGGAAGGGTCTTTTGTGGTTTTTGGTATTGTGAGATCTATTGTGGATGAGGAACCTTGGTGGTATTCAGCTTGTGTTTGTGGGAAGTCAATTAAGCCTCAAGGTGGTGCATATTATTGTGATTTTTGTCAGCACTATGCTACCAATGTGACTCCTAGGTACGTTGTGTTTATTCCTTTAGGTGtgatattctttttttttctttctttttcctgcTGTTGTTTAATTCTCCTTGttccatttttttaattatagttattttgttgtttttttgttttttgtgttaaattttttattgggtaATTCTTCTATGGTCAGATATAGGATCAAAATAGCTGTTGAGGATGATAATGGACATGGTGTATTTGTCTTATTCGATCGTGAGGCTGCTTACTTATTGAAAAAATCATGTGCTGATCTGTTTGGAGAGGTTTAAAAGGATGCAAGTGTATGGTTTATTCTTTTTTTCTGTTGTTGAGTTTAATAGTGGATGAGATCTGTTTGTGCCATCTATAATTATTTGTTGACTGTGTTTGAGTGTGTATTTGGTCCTTGATTTTTCTAAGAACCATGTGTTCAAATTATTTCACAGGTTGTTTATAGAGATAGTTATCCTGTGATGTTCCAGCA harbors:
- the LOC107622057 gene encoding uncharacterized protein LOC107622057; this translates as MPVRKDVEDLSPSRSLWYRVKVAQLRLTIGEVSKEVGFLYLGVGMKGLLYVVFDVNGTQPLFIANEGKGVSLEDDFMRLTRRCTIEELHDNNEEGSFVVFGIVRSIVDEEPWWYSACVCGKSIKPQGGAYYCDFCQHYATNVTPRYRIKIAVEDDNGHGVFVLFDREAAYLLKKSCADLFGEV